One Streptomyces sp. NBC_00554 DNA segment encodes these proteins:
- a CDS encoding rhodanese-like domain-containing protein yields MTAQHPVGVDELLDRVREGLDRVEAKEAYDAGQAGEALLVDIRYAALRERDGLIPGALVVERNELEWRLDPQGSHRAPEATSHDLRVVVVCNEGYASSLAAVSLRQLGLHRATDLVGGFQAWKAAGFPVKE; encoded by the coding sequence GTGACCGCCCAACACCCGGTGGGAGTGGACGAGTTGCTGGACCGGGTCCGCGAGGGACTCGACCGTGTGGAGGCCAAGGAGGCGTACGACGCCGGACAGGCCGGCGAGGCCCTCCTGGTCGACATCCGGTACGCCGCCCTGCGCGAGCGCGACGGCCTGATCCCCGGCGCCCTCGTCGTCGAGCGCAACGAACTGGAGTGGCGGCTCGACCCCCAGGGAAGTCACCGCGCCCCGGAGGCCACGAGCCACGACCTACGGGTCGTGGTGGTGTGCAACGAGGGGTACGCGTCGAGCCTCGCGGCCGTGTCCCTGCGGCAGTTGGGACTGCACCGGGCGACCGACCTGGTCGGAGGCTTCCAGGCGTGGAAGGCGGCCGGGTTTCCGGTGAAGGAGTAA
- a CDS encoding FtsX-like permease family protein: MMLRYALKTVRARKGGFLGAFLALMCAAALITACGTLLETGLRGTIGTERYAAAPVVVSADQNVHQTTVKQKKGKTKVKHKAKPIAERAWLPDDLAARLSGVAGVDRVVPELTFLAQPLTPTGTVEKSRPAYGHAWDSAALTPYTLTTGTAPQADGDLVVDRYLAERAHLKPGDRLTVQSTQSPRSYRVTGIAAPTKAVRHQTSLFFSTAEARRLAAHPGQVTAFGVLPAKGTDTATLEQAVTKALNGTTAQVSAGDERGPVEFLDAAAARTRLISMGGAMGGTSLLVAVLVVVGTFALSVQQRHRELALLRAIAATQGQIRTLLGREALIVGAAAGTAGALAGLPLGSWLHSRFVAMGAVPATLQHTVSVFPFFAAIIATLLGAWAAARISSRRITRIRPAEALAEARTERTRPAWGRILAGLALLAGGTVLIVVLSFLRTEPASTPVTFLAVVVLATAVALLGPLLVRAAAAILAGPLRLSGPGGRLARANLRGNAARMASVVTPLTLLIGMTCTVLFVQPTLGDAARAQAREGIRADWVLAAQGPGVPAEAARQLRTHDDIVTEVVRTTVRVGLDKYAAQGVTPGGLARTWDPDVTAGSLNHLKSNTVAVSELAADQLHLKPGSTLKLTLGDGTPATLTVAAVYAKGLGFGDLTLAHDLIARHVDNPLATSVLVSTARTQTQLATTLREFPGVEVLAPAAADSIQAERQQANAEVNYLAMGLVLAFTAIAVVNTLAMSVSERVREFAMLRLAGATRRQVLRMLRTETLSVLLLATALGSGIALAVLTAFSIGMTGGAAPAVTPLVYAVVVAVAGLLALVATALPGRVALAPRPVTVATAKE, encoded by the coding sequence ATGATGCTGCGCTACGCACTCAAGACCGTCCGAGCCCGCAAAGGCGGCTTCCTCGGCGCCTTCCTCGCCCTGATGTGCGCGGCCGCCCTCATCACCGCCTGCGGCACCCTCCTTGAAACGGGTCTGCGCGGCACGATCGGCACCGAACGCTATGCCGCCGCCCCCGTAGTGGTCTCCGCCGACCAGAACGTCCACCAGACCACCGTCAAGCAGAAGAAGGGCAAGACCAAGGTCAAACACAAGGCCAAGCCGATCGCCGAACGGGCCTGGCTCCCGGACGACCTCGCCGCACGGCTCAGCGGGGTCGCGGGCGTGGACCGAGTCGTCCCCGAACTGACCTTCCTCGCCCAGCCGTTGACACCCACCGGGACGGTCGAGAAGAGCCGGCCCGCCTACGGTCACGCCTGGGACTCCGCCGCGCTGACCCCGTACACGCTGACCACCGGCACCGCACCCCAGGCCGACGGCGACCTCGTCGTCGACCGCTACCTCGCCGAGCGCGCCCACCTCAAGCCCGGCGACCGGCTCACGGTCCAGTCCACGCAGTCCCCGCGCTCCTACCGTGTCACCGGAATCGCCGCGCCCACCAAGGCCGTACGCCACCAGACCTCCCTCTTCTTCTCCACCGCCGAAGCCCGTCGCCTCGCCGCTCACCCCGGCCAGGTGACCGCCTTCGGCGTGCTGCCTGCCAAGGGCACCGACACGGCCACCCTTGAACAGGCCGTCACCAAGGCGTTGAACGGCACGACCGCGCAGGTCAGCGCGGGTGACGAGCGTGGTCCGGTCGAGTTCCTGGACGCGGCCGCAGCCCGCACGAGGCTGATCAGCATGGGCGGCGCGATGGGTGGCACCTCGCTGCTCGTGGCCGTACTGGTGGTCGTCGGCACCTTCGCGCTCTCCGTGCAGCAGCGTCACCGTGAACTCGCCCTGCTGCGCGCCATCGCCGCCACACAGGGTCAGATCCGCACACTCCTCGGCCGTGAGGCCCTGATCGTCGGGGCCGCCGCAGGTACGGCAGGCGCACTTGCCGGGCTGCCGTTGGGGAGCTGGCTGCACAGCAGGTTCGTGGCCATGGGCGCCGTCCCCGCCACCCTTCAGCACACCGTCAGCGTCTTCCCGTTCTTCGCCGCGATCATCGCGACGCTTCTGGGGGCCTGGGCCGCCGCTCGTATCTCGTCACGCCGTATCACCCGGATCCGTCCGGCCGAAGCGCTCGCCGAAGCCCGGACCGAGCGCACCCGCCCCGCGTGGGGTCGTATCCTCGCCGGTCTCGCGCTGCTGGCCGGGGGCACCGTCCTCATCGTCGTCCTCAGCTTCCTGCGCACCGAGCCTGCCTCAACGCCCGTGACCTTCCTGGCCGTTGTGGTCCTCGCCACCGCAGTCGCGCTGCTGGGACCGCTCCTGGTCCGGGCAGCCGCGGCCATCCTTGCGGGCCCGCTGCGGCTGAGCGGTCCGGGCGGCAGGCTCGCGCGCGCCAACCTCCGCGGCAACGCCGCCCGCATGGCCTCCGTCGTCACTCCGCTCACCCTCCTCATCGGTATGACCTGCACGGTTCTCTTCGTCCAGCCGACCCTGGGCGACGCCGCCCGCGCTCAGGCCCGCGAAGGAATCCGCGCCGATTGGGTGCTGGCCGCCCAGGGGCCCGGAGTCCCGGCCGAAGCCGCACGGCAGCTGCGTACACACGACGACATCGTCACCGAAGTGGTCCGCACGACCGTCCGCGTGGGCCTCGACAAGTACGCGGCCCAAGGCGTCACACCCGGTGGCCTCGCCCGCACCTGGGACCCGGACGTCACCGCGGGCTCCCTGAACCACCTGAAGAGCAACACCGTCGCCGTCAGTGAACTCGCGGCCGACCAGCTCCACTTGAAGCCGGGAAGCACCCTGAAACTCACCCTCGGCGACGGCACGCCGGCCACGCTCACCGTCGCCGCCGTCTACGCCAAGGGCCTCGGCTTCGGAGACCTCACCCTCGCCCATGACCTGATCGCCCGCCACGTGGACAACCCGCTCGCCACCTCCGTCCTCGTCAGCACCGCCCGTACACAGACACAACTCGCGACTACGCTGCGTGAGTTCCCGGGTGTCGAAGTTCTTGCGCCGGCCGCCGCCGACTCGATCCAGGCCGAGCGGCAGCAGGCGAACGCCGAGGTCAACTACCTCGCCATGGGCCTGGTTCTGGCCTTCACCGCCATCGCCGTCGTCAACACGCTCGCGATGTCCGTCTCCGAGCGTGTCCGCGAGTTCGCGATGCTCCGCCTCGCCGGAGCGACCCGCCGTCAGGTGCTGCGAATGCTGCGCACGGAGACCCTCTCGGTCCTGCTGCTCGCCACCGCCCTCGGCAGCGGAATCGCGCTCGCCGTCCTGACCGCCTTCAGCATCGGCATGACGGGTGGCGCGGCTCCGGCGGTCACCCCTCTGGTGTACGCCGTGGTTGTCGCCGTCGCCGGGCTGCTTGCCCTCGTCGCCACCGCGTTGCCCGGCCGAGTGGCGCTCGCGCCCCGCCCCGTCACTGTGGCCACGGCCAAGGAGTAA
- a CDS encoding ArsR/SmtB family transcription factor, which produces MAQEPGATDSPEGRTAKAPHTSTELSDLATLKALAQPRRQRMLQHLTVHGPATSATLARALGLNTGATSYHLRELARYGFVEEQTEATGHGRERWWRAVPGDRRFPPRSRQSPEMRLVMDELNHHAYAADLELFEQLQLQAQAQSQTDAGGDPWADAFPYSRGSIRLTLPELRAFFEEYIALLNRYKRPEGDTPPGARTVLTRFLAFPAPDAAPASHPEPHNRTESDPS; this is translated from the coding sequence ATGGCACAGGAACCCGGCGCGACGGACTCCCCGGAGGGGCGGACGGCCAAGGCGCCGCACACGTCCACGGAGCTCTCCGACCTCGCCACGCTCAAGGCCCTTGCGCAACCGCGTCGGCAGCGCATGCTCCAGCACCTCACCGTGCACGGTCCCGCCACCTCGGCGACGTTGGCGCGGGCGCTCGGACTCAACACCGGAGCCACCAGCTACCACCTGCGTGAACTCGCCCGGTACGGCTTCGTCGAGGAGCAGACCGAGGCGACCGGCCATGGCCGGGAGCGCTGGTGGCGGGCTGTCCCCGGTGACCGACGCTTCCCGCCGCGCAGTCGTCAGAGTCCCGAGATGCGGCTCGTCATGGACGAGTTGAACCACCACGCGTACGCCGCCGACCTCGAACTCTTCGAGCAGTTGCAGCTGCAGGCGCAGGCGCAGTCCCAGACGGACGCGGGCGGCGATCCCTGGGCCGATGCCTTCCCGTACTCGCGCGGCAGCATCCGGCTGACCCTCCCCGAACTCCGCGCGTTCTTCGAGGAGTACATCGCTCTCCTCAACCGCTACAAGCGCCCCGAGGGCGACACACCGCCCGGCGCCCGCACCGTGCTCACCCGCTTCCTGGCCTTCCCGGCGCCGGACGCCGCGCCCGCGAGCCACCCGGAACCCCACAACAGAACAGAGAGCGACCCCTCATGA
- the recX gene encoding recombination regulator RecX, which produces MTRRTDWAEYAYPAAPEGQGQGYDGGRGGSAGDGDRAYGGDGAYGGAGTSGAGGFYGGDPDGGGSSPESGSRGGEGLPWGEGSPGGGSRRGGGRRGDGGPRGGRGRRRRAGFGESSGDPQDGGAPSSSRAEKGESPGDPAERARAICLRLLTGTPRTRKQLADALRKREIPDDVANEVLSRYEEVGLINDSAFADAWVESRHHGRGLARRALVQELRTKGVDATLIDEAVGQLDSEQEEATARELVARKLRATRGLDRDKRLRRLAGMLARKGYPEGMALRVVRRALEEEGEDTEGLGDEGF; this is translated from the coding sequence ATGACGCGACGAACCGACTGGGCCGAGTACGCCTACCCTGCTGCCCCGGAGGGGCAGGGGCAGGGGTACGACGGGGGCAGGGGCGGCTCGGCCGGAGACGGCGACAGAGCGTATGGCGGTGACGGGGCGTACGGCGGCGCTGGGACGTCTGGCGCCGGCGGGTTCTACGGCGGTGACCCGGACGGCGGGGGGTCGTCGCCGGAGAGCGGCTCGCGGGGCGGCGAAGGCCTGCCCTGGGGCGAGGGTTCGCCCGGCGGTGGCTCGCGCCGGGGCGGCGGTCGGCGCGGTGACGGCGGGCCGCGCGGTGGACGAGGGCGTCGGAGACGTGCCGGTTTCGGTGAGTCGTCCGGCGACCCACAGGACGGAGGCGCCCCTTCCTCGTCGAGGGCCGAGAAGGGGGAGTCCCCAGGGGACCCGGCTGAGCGGGCGCGGGCGATCTGTCTGCGCCTGCTCACCGGGACCCCGCGCACGCGGAAACAGCTCGCGGACGCGCTGCGCAAGCGCGAGATCCCCGACGACGTGGCGAACGAGGTGCTGTCACGGTACGAGGAGGTCGGCCTGATCAACGACAGCGCCTTCGCGGACGCCTGGGTGGAGTCCCGGCATCACGGTCGGGGCCTGGCCAGACGGGCGCTCGTGCAGGAGTTGCGTACCAAGGGCGTGGACGCGACGCTGATCGACGAGGCCGTCGGGCAGCTCGACTCCGAGCAGGAGGAGGCGACCGCGCGCGAGCTGGTCGCCCGCAAGCTGCGTGCCACACGCGGCCTCGACCGGGACAAGCGGCTGCGGCGCCTAGCGGGCATGCTCGCCCGCAAGGGCTATCCCGAGGGGATGGCCCTGAGAGTGGTTCGCCGGGCGCTGGAGGAAGAGGGCGAGGACACGGAAGGTCTTGGGGACGAGGGGTTCTGA
- the recA gene encoding recombinase RecA: MAGTDREKALDAALAQIERQFGKGAVMRLGERPNEPIEVIPTGSTALDVALGVGGLPRGRVVEVYGPESSGKTTLTLHAVANAQKAGGQVAFVDAEHALDPEYAKKLGVDIDNLILSQPDNGEQALEIVDMLVRSGALDLIVIDSVAALVPRAEIEGEMGDSHVGLQARLMSQALRKITGALHQSGTTAIFINQLREKIGVMFGSPETTTGGRALKFYASVRLDIRRIETLKDGTDAVGNRTRVKVVKNKVAPPFKQAEFDILYGHGISREGGLIDMGVENGFVRKAGAWYTYEGDQLGQGKENARNFLKDNPDLANEIEKKILEKLGVGVKPEKPTAEPGADAAVTVASDEAAKTVPAPATKAAKPKTAAAKS; this comes from the coding sequence ATGGCAGGAACCGACCGCGAGAAGGCGTTGGACGCCGCACTCGCACAGATTGAACGGCAATTCGGCAAGGGCGCAGTGATGCGTCTGGGCGAGCGGCCGAATGAGCCCATCGAGGTCATCCCCACCGGGTCGACCGCCCTCGACGTCGCCCTCGGCGTCGGCGGACTGCCGCGCGGCCGAGTGGTGGAGGTGTACGGACCGGAGTCCTCCGGTAAGACAACGCTGACTCTGCACGCGGTGGCGAACGCGCAGAAGGCGGGCGGCCAGGTGGCCTTCGTGGACGCCGAGCACGCCCTCGACCCCGAGTACGCGAAGAAGCTCGGCGTCGACATCGACAACCTGATCCTGTCGCAGCCGGACAACGGCGAGCAGGCTCTCGAGATCGTGGACATGCTGGTCCGCTCCGGTGCACTCGACCTGATCGTCATCGACTCCGTTGCAGCCCTGGTGCCGCGCGCGGAGATCGAGGGCGAGATGGGTGACTCGCACGTGGGTCTGCAGGCCCGCCTGATGAGCCAGGCGCTCCGCAAGATCACAGGCGCGCTCCACCAGTCCGGGACCACCGCGATCTTCATCAACCAGCTCCGCGAGAAGATCGGCGTGATGTTCGGCTCCCCGGAGACCACGACCGGTGGCCGCGCACTGAAGTTCTACGCCTCGGTGCGACTCGACATCCGCCGCATCGAGACCCTCAAGGACGGCACGGACGCGGTCGGCAACCGTACTCGCGTCAAGGTCGTCAAGAACAAGGTCGCGCCGCCCTTCAAGCAGGCCGAGTTCGACATCCTCTACGGCCACGGCATCAGCCGCGAGGGCGGCCTGATCGACATGGGCGTGGAGAACGGCTTCGTCCGCAAGGCCGGCGCCTGGTACACGTACGAGGGCGACCAGCTCGGCCAGGGCAAGGAGAACGCGCGCAACTTCCTCAAGGACAACCCCGATCTCGCCAACGAGATCGAGAAGAAGATCCTGGAGAAGCTGGGTGTCGGCGTGAAGCCGGAGAAGCCCACCGCCGAGCCCGGCGCGGACGCGGCGGTCACGGTCGCTTCGGACGAGGCGGCGAAGACGGTGCCTGCTCCGGCGACCAAGGCCGCCAAGCCCAAGACCGCGGCGGCCAAGAGCTAG
- a CDS encoding AI-2E family transporter, with protein MAPTDETAQVAQQASPFGTTPPSGPPAGDAAAQGGRMPRWLPRAMVLALALIAVFQLGSWAFHELTGLLINILIAFFLALAIEPAVSRMASYGMRRGLATFLVFLGLLIFAAGFVTLLGSMLAGQIIKIVEDFPNYLDSVINWINAHFNTDLKRVDVQEGLLRSDWLRNYVQNSATGVLDVSTQVLGGLFQLLTITLFSFYFAADGPRLRRALCSVLPPARQAEVLRAWEIAVDKTGGYLYSRGLMALISGVAHYILLESLGVPYAPVLAVWVGLVSQFIPTIGTYLAGALPMLIAFTVDPWYALWVLIFVVIYQQFENYVLQPKLTAKTVDIHPAVAFGSVVAGTALLGAVGALIAIPAVATLQAFLGAYVKRYDVTDDPRVHGHRERGSSPLFARMRRLFTR; from the coding sequence GTGGCCCCGACAGACGAGACCGCTCAGGTCGCCCAGCAGGCATCACCGTTCGGCACGACGCCGCCCTCCGGCCCCCCGGCCGGGGACGCCGCCGCGCAGGGCGGGCGCATGCCGCGCTGGCTGCCGCGCGCCATGGTGCTCGCCCTCGCGCTCATCGCCGTGTTCCAGTTGGGCAGTTGGGCGTTCCACGAGCTCACCGGCTTGCTGATCAACATCCTCATCGCGTTCTTCCTGGCGCTCGCCATCGAGCCCGCGGTGAGCCGGATGGCCTCGTACGGCATGCGCAGGGGGCTGGCCACCTTCCTGGTCTTCCTCGGCCTGTTGATCTTCGCCGCCGGATTCGTCACGCTGCTCGGCTCCATGCTCGCGGGCCAGATCATCAAGATCGTCGAGGACTTTCCGAACTACCTCGACTCCGTCATCAACTGGATCAACGCGCACTTCAACACCGACCTGAAGCGGGTCGACGTCCAGGAGGGCCTGCTCCGCTCCGACTGGCTGCGCAACTATGTCCAGAACAGCGCCACCGGTGTCCTGGACGTCTCCACCCAGGTGCTCGGAGGACTCTTCCAGCTGCTGACGATCACGCTGTTCTCCTTCTACTTCGCCGCGGACGGGCCGAGGCTGCGCCGCGCGCTGTGCTCCGTACTGCCGCCCGCGCGGCAGGCAGAGGTCCTGCGTGCGTGGGAGATCGCCGTGGACAAGACCGGCGGCTATCTGTACTCACGCGGTCTGATGGCGCTCATCTCGGGGGTCGCGCACTACATCCTGCTGGAATCCCTGGGCGTGCCCTACGCGCCCGTGCTCGCCGTCTGGGTGGGCCTGGTCTCGCAGTTCATCCCCACCATCGGTACCTATCTCGCGGGCGCCCTGCCGATGCTGATCGCCTTCACGGTCGACCCCTGGTACGCGCTGTGGGTGCTGATCTTCGTCGTGATCTACCAGCAGTTCGAGAACTACGTGCTGCAGCCCAAGCTGACCGCGAAGACCGTCGACATCCACCCCGCGGTCGCCTTCGGGTCGGTCGTCGCGGGCACCGCGCTCCTCGGTGCGGTGGGCGCGCTGATCGCCATCCCCGCGGTCGCCACACTGCAGGCCTTCCTGGGCGCCTATGTGAAGCGGTACGACGTCACGGACGACCCGCGGGTGCACGGTCACCGGGAACGGGGCTCGAGCCCCCTCTTCGCGCGCATGCGGCGCTTGTTCACCAGGTGA
- a CDS encoding DUF3046 domain-containing protein yields MRLTVFWQRMADHFGTEYADTFARDHVMTELGGRTVHEALNTGWEAKDVWRVVCAAADVPYENR; encoded by the coding sequence ATGCGGTTGACGGTCTTCTGGCAGCGGATGGCGGATCACTTCGGTACGGAGTACGCCGACACCTTCGCGCGCGATCACGTGATGACGGAGCTGGGCGGGCGGACCGTTCACGAGGCGCTCAACACCGGCTGGGAGGCCAAGGACGTGTGGCGCGTGGTGTGCGCGGCCGCGGACGTTCCGTACGAAAACCGCTGA